In a genomic window of Staphylococcus taiwanensis:
- a CDS encoding tyrosine--tRNA ligase produces the protein MSNALIEELQWRGLIYQQTDENAIEELLNKEQISLYCGADPTADSLHIGHLLPFMTLRRFQDHGHRPIVLIGGGTGMIGDPSGKSEERVLQTEEQVEVNVKGISAQMHKLFEFGTDKGAVLVNNKDWLSQISLISFLRDYGKHVGVNYMLGKDSIQSRLENGISYTEFTYTILQAIDFGHLNRELNCKLQVGGSDQWGNITSGIELMRRMYGQTEAYGLTIPLVTKSDGKKFGKSESGAVWLDADKTSPYEFYQFWINQSDDDVIKFLKYFTFLDKEEISRLEQSKNEQPHLREAQKALAENVTEFIHGKEALNDAIRISQALFSGDLKSLSAKELKEGFKDVPQVELSQGTTNIIDVLIETGIASSKRQAREDVNNGAIYINGERQQSVEYQLDDTDKIENEFTIIRRGKKKYFMVNFK, from the coding sequence ATGTCAAATGCATTAATTGAAGAATTACAATGGAGAGGTTTAATTTATCAACAAACTGATGAAAACGCGATTGAAGAACTTTTAAATAAAGAACAAATTTCATTATATTGTGGTGCGGATCCTACAGCTGATAGTCTTCATATCGGTCATTTGTTACCATTTATGACTTTACGTCGTTTCCAAGACCATGGTCATCGTCCAATTGTATTAATTGGTGGAGGAACAGGAATGATTGGCGATCCATCTGGTAAATCGGAAGAACGTGTATTACAAACTGAGGAACAAGTAGAAGTAAATGTTAAAGGTATTAGTGCTCAAATGCATAAATTATTTGAATTCGGTACTGATAAAGGTGCAGTATTGGTTAATAATAAAGATTGGTTGAGTCAAATTTCACTCATTAGTTTTTTAAGAGATTATGGTAAACACGTTGGTGTAAACTACATGTTAGGAAAAGATTCCATTCAATCTCGATTAGAAAATGGAATTTCTTATACTGAATTTACTTATACCATCCTACAAGCTATTGATTTCGGACATTTAAATCGTGAATTAAATTGTAAATTACAAGTTGGTGGTTCAGATCAATGGGGTAATATAACAAGTGGTATTGAGTTAATGCGTCGTATGTATGGACAAACTGAAGCTTATGGTTTAACTATTCCATTAGTAACTAAATCAGATGGTAAAAAATTTGGTAAATCAGAATCTGGTGCTGTTTGGTTAGATGCAGATAAAACTAGTCCTTATGAATTCTATCAATTCTGGATTAATCAATCAGATGATGACGTTATCAAATTCTTAAAATACTTCACATTTTTAGATAAAGAAGAAATTAGTCGTCTAGAACAATCTAAAAATGAGCAACCTCATTTAAGGGAGGCACAAAAAGCACTAGCTGAAAATGTAACTGAGTTTATCCATGGTAAAGAAGCACTTAATGACGCTATTAGAATATCTCAAGCGTTATTTAGTGGAGATTTAAAATCATTGTCTGCCAAAGAACTAAAAGAAGGATTTAAAGATGTACCTCAAGTTGAACTTTCTCAAGGTACAACAAATATTATTGATGTTTTAATTGAAACAGGCATTGCTTCATCTAAACGACAAGCGCGTGAAGACGTAAATAATGGTGCTATTTATATTAATGGTGAAAGACAACAATCTGTAGAATATCAATTAGATGATACGGATAAAATTGAAAATGAGTTCACTATTATTCGACGTGGTAAGAAAAAATACTTCATGGTTAATTTTAAATAA
- a CDS encoding penicillin-binding protein produces MKAIFAKSDRYANLNKFEKVYKNIKYIFVSLFCFVLVVSIVAFIGTIIYFHHLTHESSKISNQELKQRVLHFAGDDLLDHNSKHILQEYNQSENSLIVGPKHVSPNVIKALTSSEDTLFYKHNGILPKALVRAMVQDVFKLNHSTGGSTITQQLIKNQVLSNKKTYSRKANELILSMRLEKILTKNEIIYTYLNIVPFGRDYEGNNITGIASASYSLFGVPPSNLNIAQSAYLIGLLQSPYMYTPYNNNGSLKSKTEIQLSVQRQHYVLKRMLVEGVINKKEYRQAKKYNIYNHLLTNPDLHGDSQTVS; encoded by the coding sequence ATGAAAGCGATATTTGCCAAATCAGATAGATATGCGAATTTAAACAAGTTTGAAAAAGTTTATAAAAATATTAAATATATTTTCGTAAGCTTATTTTGTTTTGTATTAGTAGTATCTATCGTTGCTTTCATAGGAACAATAATTTATTTTCATCATTTAACTCACGAATCCTCAAAAATAAGCAATCAGGAACTAAAACAAAGGGTTTTACATTTTGCTGGTGATGATTTACTCGACCATAATAGCAAACATATTTTACAAGAATATAACCAATCTGAAAATTCTTTAATTGTTGGACCTAAACATGTTAGTCCAAACGTTATTAAAGCTTTAACATCTTCTGAAGATACTCTATTTTATAAACATAATGGTATACTTCCTAAAGCATTAGTTCGTGCCATGGTCCAAGATGTATTTAAATTAAATCATAGTACAGGTGGTAGCACCATTACGCAACAATTGATCAAAAACCAAGTACTATCTAACAAGAAAACCTATAGTAGAAAAGCAAACGAACTTATATTATCTATGCGTTTGGAAAAAATTCTTACTAAAAATGAAATTATTTATACATATTTAAATATTGTTCCATTTGGACGAGATTATGAAGGTAATAATATTACTGGAATTGCTTCAGCCTCTTATAGTTTATTTGGTGTACCACCCAGTAATTTAAATATAGCGCAATCAGCATATTTAATCGGCTTACTGCAAAGTCCATATATGTATACCCCTTATAATAATAATGGAAGCTTGAAATCTAAAACGGAGATTCAATTAAGTGTTCAACGTCAACATTATGTTCTTAAAAGAATGCTTGTTGAAGGCGTAATTAACAAAAAAGAATATCGACAAGCGAAAAAATACAATATATATAATCACTTATTAACGAATCCTGATTTACATGGCGATTCACAAACTGTATCATAA
- a CDS encoding MarR family transcriptional regulator has product MIKNKEEVLMSSFRDLFNKIGWLNKDKMEQALQGYKSSEVHCIEAIKEYHQPNVRYLADTLYMTRGAISKLTKRMQQKGLIESFRSKDNKKEIYFKLTDEGENVYQIHSDLHMEFQKRDQIVFDSMTEEEFDNMMAFINRYNKHLDQQITKELRTP; this is encoded by the coding sequence ATGATTAAAAATAAAGAAGAAGTATTGATGAGTAGCTTTAGAGATTTATTTAATAAAATTGGATGGTTGAATAAAGATAAAATGGAACAAGCACTTCAAGGTTATAAGTCATCAGAAGTACATTGTATTGAAGCGATAAAGGAATATCATCAACCTAATGTGCGTTATTTAGCTGATACGCTCTATATGACTAGAGGGGCTATTAGCAAACTGACTAAAAGAATGCAGCAAAAAGGATTGATTGAAAGCTTTCGAAGTAAAGACAATAAAAAGGAAATTTACTTTAAGCTAACCGATGAAGGTGAAAACGTATATCAAATTCATTCAGACTTGCACATGGAGTTCCAAAAAAGAGATCAAATTGTCTTTGATAGTATGACAGAAGAAGAGTTTGATAACATGATGGCGTTCATTAATAGATATAATAAACATTTAGATCAACAAATTACAAAAGAACTACGTACGCCTTAG
- a CDS encoding multidrug efflux MFS transporter, whose protein sequence is MSTQDNSQVSKEIMTAAWAIALGAIAPMLDSTMINIAIKQLNDTFNTTLDTVQWGITGYILALALIIPVAGWLINQFNGKRIFIGASILFGLTSVLAGISWNVESFILFRIIQGLSAGIVTTLMFTLLIKTTGQEHIGKVMAVVSTPMIFGPILGPVIGGFIVHFATWRWMFFINVLVVIVAVMLQMKYLPDFKPFNKSKKVDFIGIGLLALISLFFIYGLTKAADYHTFLNKITIIYVFIGFALMIIYYFYNRMRKNDTILPLSIFKKRNYSASFIGLFLSNIGIMGPMVIIPLYFQTLKHYTAIESALALIPQGIGMLITRPYIGKAIDRYGAKWVVIISVIIAMFGSIPLLFVDDQTSMFWLAIILFIRGCSVGGINLGLTTDAYMGINEDEIAEAGVGINMIENVGASFGTAFIATVLAMVINRLGSSVTGNIVAYHAGFLVSVITLLVIIIPALFLTHKNNLHS, encoded by the coding sequence ATGTCTACTCAAGATAACTCGCAAGTTTCGAAAGAAATAATGACTGCGGCATGGGCAATTGCATTAGGTGCAATAGCGCCGATGCTAGACTCAACCATGATAAATATTGCTATTAAGCAATTAAACGATACATTTAATACAACTTTAGATACAGTGCAATGGGGGATAACTGGTTATATTCTTGCCTTAGCACTTATAATTCCGGTAGCTGGCTGGCTAATCAATCAGTTTAACGGTAAACGCATTTTTATTGGTGCATCTATATTGTTCGGACTTACGTCAGTATTAGCTGGTATAAGTTGGAATGTTGAGAGCTTTATATTATTTAGAATTATTCAAGGTCTTAGTGCAGGTATTGTAACAACGTTAATGTTTACATTACTCATAAAGACGACTGGACAGGAACATATCGGTAAAGTTATGGCTGTAGTGAGTACACCAATGATATTTGGACCTATACTCGGACCAGTCATTGGAGGTTTCATTGTTCATTTTGCTACATGGAGATGGATGTTCTTTATTAATGTCCTCGTTGTTATCGTTGCAGTCATGTTGCAAATGAAATATTTGCCAGACTTTAAACCATTTAATAAATCTAAAAAAGTTGATTTTATTGGTATTGGTTTATTAGCTTTAATCAGTTTATTCTTTATTTATGGGTTAACTAAAGCAGCAGATTATCATACATTTTTAAATAAGATTACAATAATCTATGTGTTCATTGGATTTGCTTTAATGATAATCTATTATTTTTATAATCGTATGAGAAAGAATGATACGATTTTACCTTTATCTATTTTCAAAAAAAGAAATTATAGTGCATCATTTATCGGACTATTTTTATCTAATATAGGTATTATGGGTCCAATGGTTATCATTCCGTTATATTTCCAAACACTTAAACACTATACTGCTATCGAATCAGCTTTAGCACTCATTCCACAAGGTATAGGAATGCTTATAACACGACCTTATATCGGTAAAGCGATTGATAGATATGGTGCTAAATGGGTAGTCATTATCAGTGTTATCATTGCCATGTTTGGTTCAATACCGCTCTTATTTGTTGATGATCAAACGAGTATGTTTTGGTTAGCTATTATCTTATTCATAAGAGGTTGTAGCGTTGGTGGTATTAATTTAGGATTAACTACTGATGCGTACATGGGTATTAATGAAGATGAGATTGCTGAAGCGGGAGTAGGTATTAATATGATTGAAAATGTAGGTGCAAGTTTTGGTACGGCATTTATTGCTACAGTACTTGCAATGGTCATCAATCGTTTAGGTAGTTCTGTTACTGGTAATATAGTAGCTTATCATGCTGGTTTCTTAGTATCGGTGATTACACTACTGGTCATCATTATTCCTGCTTTATTCTTAACTCATAAGAATAATTTACACTCATAA